The following proteins are encoded in a genomic region of Alnus glutinosa chromosome 8, dhAlnGlut1.1, whole genome shotgun sequence:
- the LOC133875405 gene encoding uncharacterized protein LOC133875405 translates to MGNCIRHESSMQWGGEDWGSPEKGGLFAGDEMGKGAKRMEEEKGLLGDDHDSTTGFSSSTTAAKTTEVKIKITRKQLEELLGRVDIKDLSVHQVLAQLMSVSDRYEAHHRSWRPALQSIPEVN, encoded by the coding sequence ATGGGAAATTGTATAAGGCACGAATCTTCTATGCAATGGGGTGGCGAGGACTGGGGGTCGCCCGAAAAGGGAGGTCTTTTCGCCGGTGATGAAATGGGTAAGGGGGCCAAGAGAATGGAGGAGGAGAAGGGTCTTCTTGGAGATGATCATGACAGTACTACCGGGTTTAGTTCGTCTACAACAGCAGCCAAAACTACGGAGGTGAAGATCAAGATCACAAGGAAGCAGCTGGAGGAGTTGCTCGGTAGGGTGGACATAAAAGACTTGTCGGTGCACCAGGTTCTTGCCCAGTTGATGAGCGTTAGTGATCGGTACGAGGCGCATCATCGCTCCTGGAGGCCTGCCCTACAGAGCATTCCTGAAGTGAATTGA